One window from the genome of bacterium encodes:
- a CDS encoding DUF2089 domain-containing protein encodes MAKKTYDFGGPCPVCGGAMAVSRLSCDGCGSELSGRFRQSEFASLSGEDLDFLRAFLRARGVIKDVEAALGISYPTVRGRLERLIVRLGLGAGKAERGALEAELAARRDEVLDLLAAGEITAEEAERRLSELRS; translated from the coding sequence ATGGCGAAGAAGACTTACGATTTCGGCGGGCCCTGCCCGGTGTGCGGCGGGGCGATGGCGGTCTCCCGGCTCTCGTGCGACGGGTGCGGCTCGGAGCTGTCGGGAAGGTTCCGGCAGAGCGAGTTCGCCTCGCTTTCGGGCGAGGATCTCGACTTCCTGCGGGCGTTCCTGCGGGCGCGCGGCGTGATCAAGGACGTCGAAGCGGCTCTCGGAATCTCATATCCGACTGTGCGCGGCCGGCTGGAGCGCCTTATCGTACGGCTGGGTCTGGGCGCGGGGAAGGCGGAGCGGGGCGCTCTGGAAGCCGAGCTTGCGGCGCGGCGCGACGAGGTTCTCGATTTGCTCGCGGCGGGCGAGATAACCGCTGAAGAGGCCGAGCGAAGGTTATCGGAATTGCGAAGTTGA
- a CDS encoding 2-oxoisovalerate dehydrogenase, producing the protein MKPRQEIVFNVEEAEEGGYIAEALGEDIITEADTLEELRENMREAVVCHFSNVDSLWIVVRKC; encoded by the coding sequence ATGAAACCCAGGCAGGAAATCGTGTTCAACGTCGAGGAAGCCGAAGAAGGCGGCTACATCGCGGAAGCGCTCGGCGAAGACATAATCACGGAGGCCGACACGCTTGAAGAACTCAGGGAGAACATGCGAGAGGCGGTTGTCTGCCATTTTAGCAATGTCGACTCGCTTTGGATTGTGGTTCGAAAGTGCTGA
- a CDS encoding DinB family protein yields MDSQAASSKTIANALPAYKWNTEFTEKVIAKLTPELFDWRPETKDGSWHFSLGELAAHIVDAGLMFYGQLSGDEFSDGDWFMKPPENFEGGSGEWMPTREFTLEDVKAKFAEMRAKFAEVLAWPIEKAHEPTPGTEKAFKEWEKQVEEGKFPKEFLANGPATPVRVIATLISHEAAHRGTLLTLMRVFHGISFAERES; encoded by the coding sequence ATGGATTCGCAGGCTGCATCATCAAAAACAATCGCCAACGCGCTTCCGGCGTACAAATGGAACACCGAATTTACGGAAAAAGTGATAGCCAAGCTCACGCCGGAGCTTTTCGACTGGCGCCCCGAAACCAAGGACGGAAGTTGGCACTTTTCGCTCGGAGAGCTCGCGGCGCACATCGTGGACGCGGGATTGATGTTTTACGGCCAGCTTTCGGGCGACGAGTTTTCGGACGGCGACTGGTTCATGAAGCCGCCGGAAAACTTCGAGGGCGGTTCCGGCGAATGGATGCCTACGCGCGAGTTCACGCTGGAAGACGTCAAGGCCAAGTTCGCCGAAATGCGCGCCAAGTTCGCGGAAGTCCTGGCCTGGCCGATCGAGAAGGCGCACGAGCCCACTCCAGGCACCGAGAAGGCGTTCAAGGAATGGGAGAAACAGGTGGAGGAAGGCAAGTTCCCCAAGGAGTTTCTCGCGAACGGCCCGGCGACGCCGGTGCGCGTGATTGCCACGCTTATTTCGCATGAAGCCGCGCATCGCGGAACTTTGCTGACGCTGATGCGCGTTTTCCACGGGATTTCGTTCGCCGAGCGGGAATCGTAG
- a CDS encoding DinB family protein — MNSQFEIKTLAQAIPAYDWCAARTAQVVDKITPDIADWSPPTPDGSYHFRLKDIVAHIGDSYFLGRGRLDGVFSFEKFFLRPPENFVGQHVTWTPVLDFTLNEAKAHLQEARDVWAEVMARPFETAHVPSDGALRQFEEMKKLVGEGKMPERFLSFGAANALHATASLMAHETGHRGTLITLLRLHHGVSFAED; from the coding sequence ATGAATTCACAATTCGAAATCAAAACTCTTGCGCAAGCCATCCCCGCCTATGATTGGTGCGCGGCTCGCACGGCGCAGGTGGTCGACAAAATCACGCCCGATATCGCGGACTGGAGCCCGCCAACACCCGACGGCAGCTATCATTTCAGGCTGAAGGACATCGTCGCGCACATCGGCGATTCGTATTTCCTAGGGCGCGGCCGGCTGGACGGCGTGTTTTCTTTCGAGAAGTTTTTCCTGCGCCCGCCGGAAAATTTCGTCGGACAGCACGTTACATGGACGCCCGTACTCGATTTCACTCTGAATGAGGCCAAGGCGCACCTGCAGGAAGCGCGCGATGTATGGGCCGAAGTTATGGCGCGACCGTTCGAGACCGCGCATGTTCCTTCGGATGGCGCGCTGCGCCAATTCGAGGAAATGAAAAAGCTGGTTGGCGAGGGCAAGATGCCGGAGCGATTCCTTTCATTCGGCGCGGCAAACGCGTTGCACGCGACCGCGTCGCTTATGGCGCATGAAACGGGACACAGAGGCACGCTCATCACGCTTCTTAGGCTTCATCACGGTGTTTCGTTCGCCGAAGATTAA
- a CDS encoding prepilin peptidase: MPALRVPVLLQMSPEVARKLAIASLAEPLIYAALAVFGLIMGSFANVLIWRLPRGEEVVRTPSHCPICGKPVRWYDNIPVLSWLILGGKCRDCRGAISVRYPLVEAGTMLVWLGTYRLATGAGYELFPALIIAACAFVLFLVFVIDLETYLIPDQLVWWGIVLAAALIFSGESPSGGWISAIIGYFALSLLLVIIGMIGNAVVFPKTFREEGGPLVLLAWLWYLATFPIAYPVRHFLGKDNADKDEVLDAESATAEQSAMGGGDIKLATFMGLLLGWKLLIAAFAYAVLAGGIVGAGLLVAKMATGRYKRGLKLQFGPFLALGCFAAIFWGADLITWYLRFTHIAAAP, from the coding sequence ATGCCTGCACTCCGTGTGCCGGTCTTGCTGCAAATGAGCCCCGAAGTCGCGCGCAAGCTCGCGATTGCCTCGCTTGCGGAGCCGCTCATTTACGCGGCTCTCGCGGTGTTCGGCTTGATTATGGGAAGCTTCGCCAACGTGCTGATATGGCGTCTTCCGCGCGGGGAAGAGGTGGTTCGCACTCCAAGCCACTGCCCGATATGCGGCAAGCCCGTCCGTTGGTACGACAACATCCCAGTGTTGTCGTGGTTGATTTTGGGCGGCAAGTGCCGGGATTGCCGCGGCGCTATCTCGGTTCGGTATCCGCTGGTGGAAGCCGGAACGATGCTGGTATGGCTCGGAACGTACCGGCTGGCGACCGGCGCCGGATATGAGCTTTTTCCCGCTTTGATAATCGCGGCTTGCGCCTTCGTCCTTTTCCTGGTTTTCGTCATCGATCTCGAAACCTATTTGATTCCCGACCAACTGGTCTGGTGGGGGATTGTACTTGCAGCCGCGTTGATTTTCTCCGGGGAAAGTCCTTCGGGAGGATGGATTTCAGCAATCATCGGCTATTTCGCGTTGTCGTTATTGCTTGTGATCATCGGAATGATCGGCAACGCTGTGGTTTTTCCGAAAACTTTCCGCGAAGAAGGCGGCCCGCTTGTGTTGCTCGCGTGGCTTTGGTACCTGGCGACGTTTCCGATCGCTTATCCGGTTAGGCATTTTCTCGGCAAAGACAACGCCGATAAAGACGAAGTGTTGGACGCGGAAAGCGCAACGGCAGAGCAATCCGCGATGGGCGGCGGGGACATCAAGCTAGCGACTTTCATGGGGCTTTTGCTAGGATGGAAGCTTCTGATCGCGGCGTTCGCGTACGCGGTGCTCGCGGGCGGGATCGTCGGAGCGGGATTGCTCGTCGCCAAGATGGCAACCGGACGGTACAAACGCGGGCTGAAGCTGCAGTTCGGCCCGTTCTTGGCGCTTGGATGCTTCGCCGCGATTTTCTGGGGCGCGGATTTGATAACGTGGTATTTGCGCTTTACGCACATCGCCGCCGCGCCTTGA
- a CDS encoding PilT/PilU family type 4a pilus ATPase — MDVDVLLRYMASKNASDLHLGARRPPIIRVDGDLQFTDFPVLDNETLEKICKQLLTPKREYKLEEQNEIDFAYQLEGVGRFRCNIFRKTGELAAALRLIPDRIPGFEELNLPLILEELSLERRGIIIVTGTTGSGKSTTLASMLEYVNHRRPVHIITLEDPIEFVHHDKEAIINQREVGVDTDNFIDAIRGAMREDPDIILVGEMRDRETVTATFQAALTGHLVLTTLHTLDVVQTINRVVDYYPHDMQKQARLMLSETIKAIISMRLLPMVGGGRIPAMEIMKTTARIREFIEDQEQTYSIKNAIEEGNAEGMITFDQYLLMLYHKGKITYDTALNAATSPHDFKLLERQAAEYKVKGQKIEAYESGRLKKREDFEAGI; from the coding sequence ATGGATGTTGATGTCCTTTTAAGATATATGGCTAGCAAAAACGCGTCCGACCTGCACCTAGGCGCGCGCAGGCCGCCGATTATCCGTGTGGACGGCGACCTCCAGTTCACGGACTTCCCCGTGCTGGACAACGAAACGCTTGAGAAGATCTGCAAGCAGCTGCTCACTCCGAAACGCGAGTATAAATTGGAGGAGCAGAACGAGATCGACTTCGCGTACCAGCTCGAAGGCGTCGGCCGCTTCCGTTGCAACATTTTCCGCAAGACCGGCGAGCTGGCCGCTGCGCTTCGTCTCATTCCCGACCGTATTCCCGGATTCGAGGAATTGAACCTGCCGTTGATACTGGAAGAGCTTTCGCTCGAACGGCGCGGCATTATCATCGTGACCGGCACCACCGGCTCCGGCAAGTCCACCACGCTCGCGTCGATGCTGGAATACGTCAACCACCGTCGTCCGGTTCACATCATCACGCTCGAAGACCCGATCGAATTCGTCCACCACGACAAGGAAGCGATCATCAACCAGCGTGAAGTCGGCGTGGACACCGACAATTTCATAGACGCCATCCGCGGCGCGATGCGTGAAGATCCGGACATCATCCTCGTAGGCGAGATGCGCGACCGCGAAACCGTCACAGCTACGTTCCAGGCCGCGCTCACCGGCCACCTCGTGCTGACCACCCTCCATACATTGGACGTAGTGCAGACCATAAACCGCGTCGTGGACTATTACCCTCACGACATGCAGAAGCAAGCCCGGCTTATGCTTTCGGAAACAATAAAGGCAATAATCTCGATGCGCTTGCTGCCGATGGTCGGCGGCGGCCGTATTCCGGCGATGGAGATTATGAAAACCACCGCCCGCATCCGCGAGTTCATCGAGGATCAAGAGCAGACCTACTCCATAAAGAACGCGATCGAAGAAGGCAACGCCGAAGGGATGATCACTTTCGACCAGTACCTGCTCATGCTCTATCACAAGGGCAAAATCACTTACGACACGGCGCTTAACGCGGCCACCTCTCCGCACGACTTCAAGCTGCTCGAACGTCAGGCGGCGGAGTACAAGGTGAAGGGCCAAAAGATTGAAGCGTACGAATCCGGCAGGCTCAAGAAAAGGGAAGATTTCGAGGCCGGAATCTGA
- a CDS encoding NYN domain-containing protein translates to MMLGQRVAVFIDVQNMFYSAKHQYNRKIDFAKLLNFIVNGRNLTRAIAYVIQAGEVDQTSFLNFLKLNGFEVRSKELKVRPDGSSKGDWDMGMALDCLMLCDRVDIIALVTGDGDFSELVNALKARGSRVEVYGFPMNTSEELKKAATEFTALNSDVLLYEQ, encoded by the coding sequence ATGATGCTCGGACAGAGGGTGGCCGTGTTTATAGACGTGCAGAATATGTTTTACTCGGCCAAGCACCAGTACAATCGCAAGATAGACTTCGCGAAACTGCTTAATTTCATAGTCAACGGGCGCAACCTTACGCGGGCGATCGCGTACGTTATACAAGCGGGAGAAGTGGATCAAACGAGTTTTTTGAACTTTCTAAAGCTGAACGGCTTCGAAGTCAGATCGAAGGAGCTAAAAGTGAGGCCGGACGGAAGCTCGAAAGGCGACTGGGACATGGGGATGGCCTTGGACTGCCTGATGTTGTGCGACCGCGTCGACATAATCGCACTGGTCACCGGGGACGGAGACTTCTCCGAGCTTGTCAACGCCTTGAAGGCGCGCGGCTCGCGGGTCGAGGTGTACGGATTCCCGATGAACACTTCCGAGGAGCTTAAAAAGGCCGCAACCGAGTTCACCGCCTTGAACAGCGACGTTTTGCTATATGAGCAGTAG